In one Streptomyces mirabilis genomic region, the following are encoded:
- a CDS encoding YbfB/YjiJ family MFS transporter encodes MTTSPSLAAKQRPEFLVALGLAAGPVVALGFTRFAYALLLPAMREKLHWSYAAAGGMNTANALGYIIGAATAAWWSRRFGARAAFVWGIAISALTLLASGATGNFAGLAVLRFIGGLSTAVTFVVGSALASRVRSGGHQARSATLVAMYMAGVGIGVVLSGVVVPTALTAWGVAGWQAGWLLMGLLALLAIGPAAWAARQIPEQAAGGTAHGGSGTLRPMTPIFVWYVLFGAGYVSYMTFVIALLHSQGMKVWGTATFFIVLGVVSAAATLLVWGRVVGRLRGGAAPALVSAVVLIGVLPVLLWHGMGAAIASAIIFGGSFMAGPTAVTVLARRMLPAHAWTSGIALLTVAFSVGQAVGPLVSGLLSDSSGGIAKGLWLSVVLLAVSSAVALIQREQTVERRHQEAPVATPSAPSAAER; translated from the coding sequence ATGACCACCTCACCGTCTCTCGCCGCCAAGCAGCGGCCGGAGTTTCTCGTTGCGCTGGGACTGGCGGCGGGCCCGGTGGTGGCGCTGGGGTTCACCCGGTTCGCCTACGCGCTGCTGCTGCCGGCCATGCGCGAGAAACTGCACTGGAGCTACGCGGCGGCCGGCGGTATGAACACCGCCAACGCACTGGGCTACATCATTGGAGCCGCTACCGCGGCCTGGTGGTCGCGCCGGTTCGGCGCCCGGGCAGCGTTCGTGTGGGGCATCGCCATCAGTGCGCTCACCCTGCTGGCCTCCGGGGCGACCGGCAACTTCGCCGGGCTTGCCGTCCTGCGGTTCATCGGCGGGCTGAGCACTGCGGTGACCTTCGTGGTCGGATCGGCGCTCGCCTCCCGCGTCCGCAGTGGCGGGCATCAGGCCCGCTCGGCCACGCTGGTCGCCATGTATATGGCCGGCGTCGGCATCGGGGTGGTGCTCTCCGGCGTGGTGGTCCCCACGGCCCTCACCGCCTGGGGCGTGGCGGGCTGGCAGGCCGGGTGGCTGCTGATGGGCCTGCTTGCCCTCCTCGCCATCGGCCCGGCCGCCTGGGCCGCGCGCCAGATACCCGAGCAGGCCGCAGGTGGCACCGCCCACGGCGGCAGCGGCACTCTCAGGCCCATGACGCCCATCTTTGTCTGGTACGTACTGTTCGGCGCCGGCTACGTGTCGTACATGACCTTTGTCATCGCCCTGCTGCACAGCCAGGGCATGAAGGTCTGGGGCACAGCCACGTTCTTCATCGTGCTGGGCGTGGTCTCCGCGGCAGCAACGTTGCTGGTGTGGGGCCGGGTGGTCGGCCGACTGCGCGGTGGTGCGGCCCCCGCGCTGGTCTCGGCCGTTGTGCTGATCGGTGTCCTGCCCGTCCTGCTGTGGCACGGGATGGGCGCCGCGATCGCCTCGGCGATCATCTTCGGCGGCTCGTTCATGGCTGGCCCCACCGCCGTGACCGTCCTGGCCCGCCGGATGCTCCCCGCGCACGCCTGGACCTCCGGCATCGCCCTGCTGACGGTGGCTTTCAGCGTCGGCCAGGCGGTCGGGCCACTGGTCTCCGGCCTGCTCTCCGATTCGTCCGGAGGCATCGCCAAGGGCCTGTGGCTGTCCGTTGTGCTCCTCGCCGTCTCCTCCGCCGTCGCCCTCATCCAGCGCGAGCAGACCGTCGAGCGCCGGCACCAGGAAGCGCCGGTGGCCACCCCCTCCGCCCCAAGCGCCGCCGAGCGCTGA
- a CDS encoding universal stress protein, which yields MSAMFHRILVAVDGTPAVQSALRTTAELALLTGAKVRVLHIDPSEVVYDTVVGLEDDSAAHRVLDSAVATLRQAGIHADGELLDGLVSDMAAAVQEAAEGFDADLIVLSPHHRTRLAAWFSPSVSDAVAHKSRIAVLLAPAES from the coding sequence ATGTCCGCCATGTTCCACCGCATCCTGGTTGCCGTCGACGGCACTCCAGCCGTGCAAAGCGCCCTCCGTACCACCGCCGAGCTGGCCTTGCTGACCGGCGCGAAGGTCCGCGTGCTGCACATCGATCCCTCCGAGGTGGTGTATGACACCGTCGTCGGCCTGGAGGATGACTCAGCCGCCCACCGGGTCCTGGACTCGGCCGTCGCGACCCTGCGACAGGCCGGCATCCACGCGGACGGCGAACTGCTGGATGGCCTGGTGTCCGATATGGCGGCAGCCGTGCAGGAGGCCGCAGAGGGCTTCGACGCCGACCTGATCGTCCTCAGCCCGCACCACCGGACCCGTCTCGCCGCCTGGTTCTCCCCCAGCGTCAGCGACGCCGTCGCCCACAAGAGCAGGATCGCTGTGCTCCTGGCTCCCGCAGAGAGCTGA
- a CDS encoding alpha/beta hydrolase, producing the protein MDTNAPVHLDPYAEHFLAALAAADAPPLESQTPQEARAGALAGQRAAQAVLKPVHIEEQRLPVVPGGEVLVRIVRPQPSSGTLPAVMYFHGGGWVLGDRISYDRKTRDLAHASGAAVVFVEYTRSPEARYPVALEEAYAATAWIAEHGLELSLDGARLAVAGDSAGGNLATAAALLAKRRGGPRLLQQVLFYPSLDAGFDTPSYEQFADGFFLTRSQMEWFWDHYAPDLSVRTEPTAAPLRATTEELAGLPPALVITAEADVLRDEGEAYARKLMEAGVPVIAVRYLGAIHSFTAQDPLAASPLTQAAIDQAGQVLRQAFAGHRKEAGC; encoded by the coding sequence TTGGACACCAACGCGCCCGTACACCTCGACCCGTATGCCGAGCATTTCCTGGCCGCACTGGCCGCGGCCGATGCGCCGCCACTGGAGAGCCAGACACCACAGGAAGCCCGGGCCGGGGCCCTGGCGGGCCAGCGCGCCGCCCAGGCGGTGCTCAAACCCGTCCACATCGAGGAGCAGCGACTGCCCGTGGTGCCGGGCGGCGAGGTTTTGGTACGGATCGTACGACCGCAGCCCTCATCAGGCACGCTCCCGGCGGTGATGTACTTCCACGGCGGCGGCTGGGTGCTGGGCGACCGGATCTCCTACGACCGCAAGACCCGCGACCTGGCCCACGCCAGCGGTGCGGCCGTGGTGTTCGTGGAGTACACCCGCTCGCCGGAGGCCCGCTATCCCGTCGCGCTCGAAGAGGCCTACGCGGCCACCGCCTGGATCGCCGAGCACGGGCTGGAGCTGAGCCTGGACGGGGCCCGGCTGGCGGTCGCCGGTGACAGTGCGGGCGGCAACCTGGCCACCGCCGCCGCCCTGCTGGCCAAGCGCCGCGGCGGCCCCCGACTGCTGCAGCAGGTGCTGTTCTACCCGTCGTTGGACGCCGGCTTCGACACGCCGTCCTACGAACAGTTCGCGGACGGTTTCTTCCTCACCCGCTCGCAAATGGAGTGGTTCTGGGACCATTACGCCCCCGACCTCTCGGTGCGCACGGAACCAACTGCCGCACCGCTGCGGGCCACAACAGAGGAACTGGCCGGACTGCCGCCGGCCCTGGTGATCACGGCCGAGGCCGACGTGCTGCGCGACGAGGGTGAGGCATACGCTCGCAAACTCATGGAGGCAGGCGTACCCGTGATCGCCGTCCGTTACCTGGGGGCGATCCATTCCTTCACCGCGCAGGATCCGCTGGCGGCCAGTCCCCTCACCCAGGCAGCGATCGACCAGGCCGGCCAGGTGCTGCGCCAGGCCTTCGCCGGCCACCGCAAGGAGGCGGGCTGCTGA
- a CDS encoding patatin-like phospholipase family protein has translation MSTALVLGGGGVTGIAWELGVLQALQEAGVDLTAADLVVGTSAGSVVAVQATRGVGLHPLVAEQLRPPSTSRKVKADSDPQAAAAPSPI, from the coding sequence ATGTCCACGGCCCTGGTGCTCGGCGGAGGCGGCGTGACGGGTATTGCCTGGGAGCTCGGGGTGCTCCAGGCGTTGCAGGAGGCAGGGGTTGACCTTACGGCGGCCGACCTGGTGGTCGGCACGTCGGCTGGATCCGTCGTGGCGGTCCAGGCCACCCGCGGCGTCGGCCTTCACCCACTCGTCGCCGAACAGCTCAGACCCCCCAGCACCTCGCGGAAGGTGAAGGCCGACTCCGACCCACAGGCTGCGGCGGCCCCTTCACCCATCTGA